The following coding sequences lie in one Gadus macrocephalus chromosome 1, ASM3116895v1 genomic window:
- the LOC132453199 gene encoding cytosolic sulfotransferase 3-like, whose product MPIDKTTTPPRPNLIDFHGVSMVHYFTDNWEKIQNFKARPDDILIATYPKAGTTWVSYILDLLYFSKTQPDRQTSTSLNDRVPFLEITSLNQSSGTDLADSLDTSPRLIKTHLPVQLLPKSFWEQECRVVYVARNAKDNAVSYFHFDRMNYGHPEPGDWNSYLQRFIDGKMVFGSWYDHVIGWWEKKHSHPKIHYMFFEDMVEDTGREINKLCSFLGLTSTTKEKEQIRHQSQFDNMKKDDMANYSTVEVMDFKISPFMRKGKVGDWKNHFTVAQNEQFDEDYEKKMKNITLQFRTVV is encoded by the exons ATGCCCATAGACAag ACAACGACGCCGCCTCGGCCAAATTTGATTGATTTCCATGGAGTTTCAATGGTCCATTATTTCACGGACAACTGGGAGAAAATTCAAAACTTCAAAGCCAGACCAGATGATATCCTGATTGCAACATACCCGAAAGCAG GAACTACATGGGTCTCCTACATTCTTGATCTTCTGTATTTTTCGAAGACACAACCAGATCGCCAGACATCCACCTCTCTTAATGATAGAGTACCTTTCCTGGAGATTACGAGCCTAAACCAATCATCTG GAACCGATCTGGCTGACAGTCTGGATACTTCTCCTCGTCTCATCAAAACTCACCTGCCGGTCCAGTTGCTTCCAAAGTCCTTTTGGGAACAGGAATGCAGG GTAGTGTATGTGGCCCGTAATGCTAAAGACAATGCAGTGTCTTATTTCCACTTTGACCGCATGAACTACGGCCACCCAGAACCAGGAGACTGGAACAGCTACCTACAGAGATTCATTGATGGAAAGA TGGTTTTTGGATCCTGGTATGACCATGTGATTGGCTGGTGGGAGAAGAAACACTCCCATCCTAAAATCCACTACATGTTCTTTGAAGATATGGTTGAG GACACAGGACGGGAGATAAATAAGTTGTGCTCCTTTCTTGGTTTGACCTCGACAACCAAAGAGAAGGAACAAATCAGACATCAATCACAGTTTGATAATATGAAGAAAGATGACATGGCCAACTATTCAACTGTGGAAGTCATGGACTTTAAGATCTCTCCCTTCATGAGGAAAG GGAAGGTTGGTGACTGGAAAAACCACTTCACCGTAGCCCAGAATGAACAGTTTGATGAGGACTatgagaagaagatgaagaataTAACGCTGCAGTTCCGCACTGTAGTCTAA
- the LOC132452117 gene encoding proline-rich transmembrane protein 3 yields the protein MAVFVTFTSLTLLLLLFIHPLPAQVIPGSFGLLDPPAGDPSPLPLNQTVRLSFPPRGRSDVPVRRPMREKSATAQMPHTAAMSDSTKDLSEGQRLPGPTIHSDTFSISTLSSMNLSSRPVRARPTGSRPRTDTASMGLSRASSTREAWTKGPRPTVISTPLNEVIDSAGSELVKAGRVGNGRNNDGREVGSVSSPTTLLLRGEPLVSSVTVGNEVTRFWPEAQSTAEGGLSPENADVKPLPDANQTEEPRLLPLTTRTSISTTPSPKIRVTFPPTMKPTSPQTGTLSAFNIPTPNRTKGTTKDYATVRPARTPLFKHPVAVGTLVPAHSQTNPTPEAITQEKTTITASKTNDIIQEATQTSSKTTSPPPTKATTESTHTAMTTVKTVMTSITATTFGTVGRGSFDPIHQPDIVQRNRSVAPVHRHQAPTAPPANPTPSPSIISSPNSTRLHWDDLKRTLAFAWDLHVYGSASLFLLLLAGAALGLMLSPGTDCPHRGALVLANALLLLVGGIRAAFFLLDPYGTRHSLPRAAVIALYNLPLHMLVWAQAAMALLALRVAAVSVLPAPLERPPLVAVLAVLQCTLLLAADLLSPALSPVVPVTLQVLSLGWGLIVCLGFLCYVFPRIRCPAPPIPGGVEEAGRTAWTGSRRTGLILGRVLAVCALLGALCCGLHVYATVWLYGLLRNSKHFTWCWWLVHFWARLLELAWGFSLLLLASWVFWKPEGAQGRDEGGAGDGTAGEQTSPCHSAPTTNKHTCWSKIVQSLKGKPYKKSDSNGVGRGGGGGGGGGGPGELPNNWAGQERPGADISKSLIRNQNHELASAQQRCVKDSNRGRNQRGVSAERGTSDGSTGSLLRLQALGRPPQRSLSGSLDTDKDTGVSLYEFDLRPPSPIDLTRSIDAALHREHLLGGGSLFLPFATPSPAPSPGSGNSQGPWLRRNSDPQMLSESSDTESSMPLGGSIISSVPSRQVTAPPTPSHQGHRWGGGGAVGSVPSSVSCPVSLRPSRTSTGHLGEEGGDDTRPFITPDSEGVGGRPGRPGRPGRQGASRSYLEVSRQDDSASVSSEIIDL from the exons ATGGCTGTTTTCGTTACCttcacctccctcaccctcctcctcctcctcttcatacaCCCTTTACCTGCCCAAGTCATCCCCGGGTCCTTTGGTCTCCTCGACCCCCCGGCAGGCGACCCCTCGCCACTTCCCCTGAACCAGACTGTGCggctctccttccctcccaggGGTCGCAGCGATGTGCCTGTCAGACGTCCAATGCGGGAGAAGTCTGCGACCGCTCAAATGCCACACACAGCAGCGATGTCGGATAGCACCAAGGACTTATCAGAAGGGCAAAGACTGCCAGGCCCCACTATACACTCAGACACTTTTTCCATATCTACCCTATCCAGCATGAACCTCAGCAGCAGGCCGGTCCGTGCTCGGCCAACTGGCTCCAGACCAAGGACCGACACCGCCAGCATGGGCCTCAGCAGAGCATCCTCAACGAGGGAGGCGTGGACAAAAGGGCCCCGCCCGACTGTGATCTCCACGCCCTTAAATGAAGTGATTGACTCTGCAGGGTCGGAGCTGGTCAAGGCTGGCAGAGTGGGGAACGGGAGGAATAATGATGGGCGGGAGGTGGGCTCAGTCAGTTCACCAACAACGCTACTCTTGCGAGGGGAGCCACTAGTTTCTTCGGTGACCGTTGGCAATGAAGTAACCAGGTTCTGGCCGGAGGCGCAGTCTACGGCCGAGGGAGGTTTGTCGCCTGAAAATGCTGACGTAAAGCCGCTGCCGGACGCCAACCAGACTGAGGAACCCCGCCTGTTGCCCCTGACAACCAGGACTAGCATCTCCACCACCCCATCACCGAAGATCCGGGTGACGTTCCCACCCACAATGAAGCCAACCAGTCCTCAGACTGGGACGTTATCAG CATTCAACATTCCAACCCCAAACAGAACTAAAGGGACCACAAAAGATTATGCGACAGTCAGACCAGCAAGAACCCCTCTCTTTAAGCACCCAGTGGCAGTAGGGACTCTGGTTCCTGCCCATAGCCAGACCAATCCAACACCCGAGGCCATCACACAGGAGAAAACGACCATAACTGCATCAAAAACGAATGATATTATCCAGGAAGCAACGCAGACATCCTCCAAAACAACTAGTCCGCCTccaacaaaagcaacaacagaatccacacacacagccatgacaACAGTCAAGACAG TGATGACTTCCATCACTGCTACTACTTTCGGGACAGTTGGCCGAGGAAGCTTTGACCCCATCCACCAGCCTGATATCGTTCAGAGGAATCGCTCTGTGGCACCTGTGCACCGCCATCAAGCTCCCACTGCTCCACCTGCCAATCCCACCCCATCTCCCAGCATCATTTCCTCCCCTAACAGCACGCGTCTCCACTGGGACGACCTGAAGCGTACGCTGGCCTTCGCCTGGGACCTCCACGTCTACGGCTCCGCcagcctcttcctccttcttttAGCTGGAGCCGCCCTGGGCCTCATGCTGTCCCCCGGCACGGACTGCCCTCACCGGGGGGCCCTGGTTCTGGCcaacgccctcctcctcctggtgggAGGGATCCGGGCGGCTTTCTTTCTCCTCGATCCGTACGGCACGCGGCACTCACTGCCTCGCGCGGCGGTGATCGCCCTGTACAACCTGCCGCTGCACATGTTGGTGTGGGCGCAGGCCGCCATGGCTCTGCTCGCCCTGAGGGTGGCGGCAGTGAGCGTGCTACCCGCGCCCTTGGAGCGCCCTCCTCTGGTGGCCGTGTTGGCTGTGCTGCAGTGCACCCTGCTGCTGGCCGCCGACCTGCTCTCCCCTGCTCTGTCCCCCGTGGTGCCCGTCACCCTGCAGGTCCTCTCCCTTGGCTGGGGCCTCATCGTCTGCCTGGGCTTCCTCTGCTATGTCTTCCCGCGTATTCGCTGCCCGGCTCCACCTATTCCGGGAGGTGTGGAGGAAGCCGGGAGGACGGCCTGGACTGGAAGCAGGAGGACAGGGCTGATCCTGGGCAGAGTGCTGGCTGTGTGCGCCCTGTTGGGAGCGCTGTGTTGTGGTCTACACGTCTATGCCACCGTTTGGCTCTACGGACTCCTGAGGAACTCGAAGCACTTCACTTGGTGCTGGTGGCTCGTGCATTTCTGGGCCCGGCTGCTGGAGCTGGCCTGGGGgttctctctgctgctgctggcctcctGGGTGTTCTGGAAGCCCGAGGGCGCTCAGGGAAGGGAcgaaggaggagctggagatggAACAGCAGGGGAACAGACATCCCCTTGCCATTCTGCACCCACCACTAACAAGCACACCTGCTGGTCCAAGATCGTGCAGAGCCTGAAGGGAAAGCCCTACAAGAAGTCTGACAGTAATGGggttgggagaggaggaggcggtggagggggagggggagggcctgGGGAATTGCCTAATAATTGGGCTGGACAGGAGCGGCCTGGCGCTGACATCAGCAAGAGTCTGATCCGGAACCAGAACCACGAGCTAGCCAGTGCTCAGCAGCGCTGCGTCAAAGACAGCAACCGTGGGCGCAACCAGCGGGGTGTGTCTGCGGAGCGGGGCACGTCCGACGGCTCCACGGGATCCCTGCTGAGACTGCAGGCGCTGGGCCGCCCCCCCCAGCGCTCCCTCAGCGGCAGCCTGGACACGGACAAGGACACGGGGGTCTCCCTGTACGAGTTTGACCTGAGGCCGCCCTCTCCCATCGACCTGACCCGCAGCATCGACGCGGCCCTCCACAGGGAGcacctgctggggggggggagcctcTTCCTGCCCTTCGCCACGCCCTCCCCGGCCCCGTCCCCAGGCTCGGGGAACAGCCAGGGCCCCTGGCTCCGCAGGAACAGCGATCCCCAGATGCTGTCTGAGAGCAGCGACACAGAGTCGTCCATGCCGCTCGGGGGCAGCATCATCAGCAGCGTCCCCAGCAGGCAGGTGACGGCCCCGCCGACTCCGTCCCACCAGGGTCAccggtgggggggaggtggggccgTGGGGAGCGTGCCCTCCTCGGTGTCCTGTCCGGTGTCACTGCgtccctccaggacctccacggggcacctgggggaggagggcggcgACGACACGCGGCCCTTCATCACACCAGACTCGGAGGGCGTGGGCGGCCGGCCCGGCAGGCCTGGGAGGCCTGGGAGGCAGGGGGCGTCGCGGAGTTACCTGGAGGTGAGCCGACAGGATGACTCAGCCAGCGTCAGCAGTGAAATTATTGACCTCTAA
- the ogg1 gene encoding N-glycosylase/DNA lyase isoform X1, whose protein sequence is MSIIATMAKHARLFVGGAAWASMACTRSQLRLDLTLGCGQTFRWRETGDGHWTGVMGGRVWTLTQTDDRLWYHVYNNKDAHKEVDKRKRKADGPAQQLNKSEKRRIVNIKEEEIDVPVTVKKEGEEEMLMDYFQLNVNLEELYREWGLADPHFKHISNIFTGIRMLRQNPTECLFSFICTSNNHISRIQGMVDNLCRSLGKPLCELDGTTYYDFPSLSAIADDKVEALLRDLGFGYRARFLQQSAKQILEQHGPDWLQGLRRTPYLQARNSLRSLPGVGLKVADCACLMSLDKADAVPVDTHIWQIAKRDYKCAAGSTQKTLTDKVNRDIGDFFRQLWGPYAGWAQSVLFCADLKKFQKLKEMPSIKLEDDKKASLPLKKAKLKIKNEKLDQIEKPTSVCHKKAKLAPQD, encoded by the exons ATGAGCATCATCGCGACCATGGCCAAACACGCAAGGCTCTTTGTAGGGGGAGCAGCCTGGGCATCAATGGCTTGTACTAGGTCTCAACTCAGGTTGGATCTTACTTTGGGTTGTGGACAAACTTTCCG ctggagagagactgGAGATGGACACTGGACGGGCGTGATGGGAGGAAGAGTCTGGACGCTAACACAAACAGATGATCGACTGTGGTATCACGTCTATAATAATAAAGATGCTCATAAAGAGGTCGATAAGAGGAAAAGAAAAGCGGACGGTCCTGCACAGCAGCTTAACAAGTCAGAAAAAAGACGGATAGTAAACATAAAGGAGGAAGAGATTGATGTACCGGTGACCGTcaagaaagaaggagaggaagaaatgCTTATGGATTATTTCCAATTAAATGTAAACCTGGAAGAGTTATATAGAGAATGGGGACTGGCAGACCCCCACTTCAAGCATATATCCAACATTTTCACAG GTATTCGAATGCTGCGCCAGAACCCAACTGAGTGTTTGTTTTCCTTCATTTGTACCTCCAACAACCACATTTCCCGCATCCAGGGCATGGTGGATAACCTTTGCAGGTCCCTGGGCAAGCCACTGTGTGAGCTGGATGGGACCACCTATTATGACTTCCCGTCCCTCTCGGCCATTGCTG ATGACAAAGTGGAGGCGCTGCTGAGGGATCTGGGTTTTGGATACAGGGCTCGGTTCCTGCAGCAGAGTGCCAAACAAATCCTGGAACAGCACGGGCCTGACTGGCTCCAGGGTCTGAGGAGGACTCCGTATCTTCAGGCCCGGAACTCTCTGCGGTCTCTCCCTGGTGTGGGCCTCAAG GTGGCCGACTGTGCCTGTCTCATGTCCCTTGACAAGGCGGATGCTGTTCCCGTGGATACACACATTTGGCAGATCGCTAAACGGGACTACAAATGTGCCGCCGGCAGTACACAAAAGACCCTTACTGACAAAGTTAACAGAGACATTG GGGATTTTTTCAGGCAGCTATGGGGTCCTTATGCTGGCTGGGCACAATCG GTTTTATTCTGCGCTGACCTGAAAAAGTTTCAGAAGCTGAAAGAAATGCCGTCAATAAAGCTGGAAGATGACAAGAAGGCTAGCCTGCCCCTTAAGAAGGCAAAGTTGAAGATAAAAAACGAGAAACTAGATCAAATTGAAAAACCAACGTCAGTGTGCCACAAGAAAGCAAAGCTGGCCCCACAGGATTGA
- the ogg1 gene encoding N-glycosylase/DNA lyase isoform X2: MVDNLCRSLGKPLCELDGTTYYDFPSLSAIADDKVEALLRDLGFGYRARFLQQSAKQILEQHGPDWLQGLRRTPYLQARNSLRSLPGVGLKVADCACLMSLDKADAVPVDTHIWQIAKRDYKCAAGSTQKTLTDKVNRDIGDFFRQLWGPYAGWAQSVLFCADLKKFQKLKEMPSIKLEDDKKASLPLKKAKLKIKNEKLDQIEKPTSVCHKKAKLAPQD; encoded by the exons ATGGTGGATAACCTTTGCAGGTCCCTGGGCAAGCCACTGTGTGAGCTGGATGGGACCACCTATTATGACTTCCCGTCCCTCTCGGCCATTGCTG ATGACAAAGTGGAGGCGCTGCTGAGGGATCTGGGTTTTGGATACAGGGCTCGGTTCCTGCAGCAGAGTGCCAAACAAATCCTGGAACAGCACGGGCCTGACTGGCTCCAGGGTCTGAGGAGGACTCCGTATCTTCAGGCCCGGAACTCTCTGCGGTCTCTCCCTGGTGTGGGCCTCAAG GTGGCCGACTGTGCCTGTCTCATGTCCCTTGACAAGGCGGATGCTGTTCCCGTGGATACACACATTTGGCAGATCGCTAAACGGGACTACAAATGTGCCGCCGGCAGTACACAAAAGACCCTTACTGACAAAGTTAACAGAGACATTG GGGATTTTTTCAGGCAGCTATGGGGTCCTTATGCTGGCTGGGCACAATCG GTTTTATTCTGCGCTGACCTGAAAAAGTTTCAGAAGCTGAAAGAAATGCCGTCAATAAAGCTGGAAGATGACAAGAAGGCTAGCCTGCCCCTTAAGAAGGCAAAGTTGAAGATAAAAAACGAGAAACTAGATCAAATTGAAAAACCAACGTCAGTGTGCCACAAGAAAGCAAAGCTGGCCCCACAGGATTGA